In one window of Corynebacterium mycetoides DNA:
- a CDS encoding glucosyl-3-phosphoglycerate synthase — protein sequence MRVSVVIPALNEEATVGAVVRACLASRADEVIVIDSDSTDSTAAVASAAGATVVNWVDAYPAVPPRPGKGEALWRGVLAASGDVVVFVDADVTSLEPWWVDALAAPFADTSVHLVKASYQRGIDGRERGGGRVTELTAKPLLRALFPELADVDQPLAGEYAIRRSTALALPFVDGYGVEAGLLIDVFTAHSRRAIVQADLGVRRHRNRPLDELAPMAQVVAETILARAGVAGADVPQRPPWARVRM from the coding sequence GTGAGAGTCAGTGTTGTCATCCCCGCCTTGAACGAGGAGGCCACCGTGGGCGCGGTCGTGCGCGCCTGCCTGGCCTCGCGCGCCGACGAGGTGATCGTGATCGACTCCGACTCCACCGACTCCACCGCCGCCGTGGCCTCGGCAGCCGGGGCGACGGTGGTCAACTGGGTGGACGCCTACCCCGCGGTTCCCCCGCGCCCGGGCAAGGGCGAGGCGCTGTGGCGCGGGGTGCTCGCCGCCTCCGGCGACGTCGTGGTGTTCGTCGACGCCGACGTGACCTCGCTGGAGCCGTGGTGGGTCGACGCGCTGGCCGCCCCGTTTGCCGACACCTCGGTCCACCTCGTCAAGGCCTCCTACCAGCGCGGCATCGACGGCCGCGAGCGCGGCGGCGGCCGGGTCACCGAGCTGACCGCCAAGCCCCTGCTCCGGGCCTTGTTCCCCGAGCTCGCGGACGTTGACCAGCCGCTGGCCGGCGAGTACGCGATCCGCCGCTCGACGGCCCTTGCGCTGCCGTTCGTCGACGGCTACGGCGTCGAGGCGGGCCTGCTTATCGACGTCTTCACGGCGCACTCCCGCCGCGCCATCGTCCAGGCGGACCTCGGCGTGAGACGGCACCGCAACCGCCCCCTCGACGAGCTGGCCCCGATGGCCCAGGTCGTAGCCGAGACCATTCTGGCCCGGGCCGGGGTCGCGGGCGCGGACGTGCCACAGCGGCCGCCCTGGGCCCGCGTTAGGATGTGA
- a CDS encoding DUF3117 domain-containing protein: MAAMKPRTGNGPMEAVVESRKIVMRIPSDGGGRLVVELNSEEASELGTLLLEAAGQ, from the coding sequence ATGGCAGCAATGAAGCCCCGCACCGGTAACGGACCGATGGAAGCCGTGGTAGAAAGCCGCAAGATCGTCATGCGCATCCCTTCCGACGGCGGTGGCCGCCTCGTGGTGGAGCTCAACTCGGAGGAAGCCTCCGAGCTGGGGACGCTGCTGCTTGAGGCGGCGGGGCAGTAG
- a CDS encoding methyltransferase domain-containing protein yields the protein MLNHIVDVLADPIDGSPLTGADDFSRLVSASGHSFDVAKQGYVTLSGGSGLNHEGDSLEMVTSREVFLSQGHFAPFVEAVTASVERALEAPAAMHTAEPVVLEVGAGTGYYLAHTLDSIEGARGVGLDISVPAAKRLAKAHPRLGAVVADVWEGLPLRSGSVDAITVVFAPRNPAEFARVLAPEGEVIVLLADRGHLDELRDPLGILGVEEGKIERMLEQAHGHLVAAGEPELLEFPMRLDRESIAAQVGMSPSARHIEPATLRERLDALPDHMEVTARGALVRLRRA from the coding sequence ATGCTCAATCACATCGTCGACGTCCTCGCTGATCCCATCGACGGCTCGCCCCTGACGGGCGCCGACGACTTTTCCCGTTTGGTGTCTGCGTCCGGCCACTCGTTCGACGTGGCCAAGCAGGGCTACGTCACGCTCTCGGGCGGTTCAGGGCTCAACCACGAGGGCGACAGCCTGGAGATGGTCACCTCCCGCGAGGTCTTTCTCTCCCAGGGACACTTCGCGCCGTTCGTCGAGGCCGTGACAGCCAGCGTTGAGCGGGCCCTCGAGGCCCCGGCGGCAATGCACACCGCGGAGCCCGTGGTGCTGGAGGTCGGCGCGGGCACCGGATACTACCTGGCGCACACGCTCGACAGCATCGAGGGCGCGAGGGGAGTGGGCCTGGACATCTCCGTCCCGGCGGCCAAGCGCCTGGCCAAGGCGCACCCGCGCCTCGGCGCCGTGGTGGCGGACGTCTGGGAGGGCCTGCCCCTGCGCTCGGGCTCGGTCGACGCCATCACGGTCGTCTTCGCTCCGCGCAACCCCGCGGAGTTCGCCCGCGTGCTCGCCCCCGAGGGCGAGGTCATCGTCCTGCTCGCGGACCGCGGGCACCTAGATGAGTTGCGCGATCCGCTCGGCATCCTCGGAGTGGAGGAGGGAAAGATCGAGCGCATGCTGGAGCAGGCCCACGGGCACCTCGTCGCGGCCGGGGAGCCGGAGTTGCTCGAGTTCCCCATGCGGCTGGATCGGGAGTCCATCGCCGCGCAGGTGGGGATGAGCCCCTCGGCGCGGCACATAGAGCCGGCGACGCTGCGCGAGCGCCTCGACGCGCTGCCCGACCACATGGAGGTCACCGCGCGCGGCGCCCTGGTGAGGCTGCGCAGGGCCTGA
- a CDS encoding GH32 C-terminal domain-containing protein, with amino-acid sequence MSVFRPELHVTVDTGILDAAAGILRDGDAAGEDTWHIFYQYRPRPDSPSRWGHSISEGNAFDWVECNDTVVPVGGETSVRAGSVVAHDEGTDLYFTSVTEAGMSIQVSRADDLDALCDDVDEDYQVDPAIHRIGDVVSDEGGFSRFRSPCVVPNWEEAGDRDKGQAGWLMLAMTGEPDAPVPVVLTSEDGSTWKVLGALTFNGDPGFSVDDEILVAPRIIRLRDEVDGQIYDVLMFSLERRGKDTTGYIVGTLHGAEFTVAKEARRIDFGHDFTRPRSTNYTPGSITEQERLGHAYIYGLMTDIGRGGDPTREANWEAEGWANTLTVPRRLTLQNGALYQTPPRGLPDAVSHTERARLWTGLCEVPVGARGSVKAEILDGAGEVAAVVTHTGDEITLDRLDGAPASAPLGDDDEDNITILVDSSTIEVFAGGGAVALSSRFWPAGGCSGIRLTTDGAAQILNEWHRGA; translated from the coding sequence GTGAGCGTTTTTAGACCCGAACTGCACGTCACCGTCGACACCGGCATCCTCGATGCCGCAGCCGGTATCCTGCGCGACGGAGACGCCGCCGGCGAAGACACGTGGCACATCTTCTACCAGTACCGCCCGCGGCCGGACAGCCCCAGCCGCTGGGGCCACAGCATCTCCGAAGGCAACGCGTTCGACTGGGTGGAGTGCAACGACACCGTCGTCCCCGTCGGTGGCGAGACCAGCGTGCGCGCCGGCTCCGTCGTCGCCCACGACGAGGGCACGGACCTGTACTTCACCTCCGTGACGGAGGCCGGGATGTCAATCCAGGTGTCGCGCGCCGACGACCTCGACGCCCTGTGCGACGACGTGGACGAGGACTACCAGGTGGATCCCGCGATCCACCGCATCGGCGACGTCGTTTCCGACGAGGGCGGCTTCTCCCGCTTCCGCTCCCCCTGCGTCGTGCCCAACTGGGAGGAGGCGGGCGACCGGGACAAGGGCCAGGCCGGCTGGCTGATGCTGGCGATGACGGGCGAGCCGGACGCACCGGTGCCCGTCGTGCTCACCTCCGAGGACGGATCCACCTGGAAGGTCCTCGGCGCCTTGACGTTTAACGGCGACCCGGGCTTTTCCGTCGACGACGAGATCCTGGTCGCGCCCCGCATCATCAGGCTGCGCGACGAGGTGGACGGGCAGATCTACGACGTGCTCATGTTCTCACTGGAGCGCCGCGGCAAGGACACCACCGGCTACATCGTCGGCACCTTGCACGGTGCCGAGTTCACCGTGGCGAAAGAGGCCCGCCGCATCGACTTCGGCCACGATTTCACCCGCCCGCGCAGCACCAACTACACCCCCGGCAGCATCACCGAACAAGAGCGCCTAGGCCACGCCTACATCTACGGCCTCATGACGGACATCGGCCGCGGCGGTGATCCGACGCGGGAGGCCAACTGGGAGGCCGAGGGCTGGGCCAACACGCTGACGGTCCCGCGCCGCCTCACCCTGCAGAACGGCGCCCTGTACCAGACCCCGCCGCGCGGGCTTCCCGACGCCGTGTCGCACACCGAGCGCGCACGCCTGTGGACCGGCCTGTGCGAGGTCCCCGTGGGCGCCCGCGGGTCGGTCAAGGCCGAGATCCTCGACGGCGCGGGCGAAGTAGCCGCCGTGGTGACGCACACCGGCGACGAGATCACGCTCGACCGCCTCGACGGCGCGCCCGCCTCGGCCCCGCTTGGCGACGACGACGAGGACAACATCACCATCCTGGTCGACAGCTCCACCATCGAGGTGTTCGCAGGCGGCGGCGCCGTGGCGCTCTCGTCGCGCTTCTGGCCCGCCGGCGGCTGCTCCGGCATCCGCCTCACCACCGACGGCGCCGCGCAGATCCTCAACGAGTGGCACAGAGGAGCTTAA
- the folP gene encoding dihydropteroate synthase, translating to MAIVNRTPDSFYDKGATFALEAALSRVDACVADGADIIDVGGVKAGPGTTVTAEEEIDRVVPLISAVRGRHPTIGISVDTWRAGVAEAAIAAGADLINDTWAGWDPELVEVAGEHEAGYVCSHTGGATPRTRPHRVHYDDVVADVIADTTALAEHAAACGVPEDRVFIDPAHDFGKNTFHGLEILRRVDELVATGWPVLMALSNKDFVGETVGRPVGERVAGTLSATAWAAAHGVAAFRVHEVRDTVDVIRMTAAIRGSAAPLNTVRGLA from the coding sequence ATGGCGATAGTCAACCGCACCCCCGACTCCTTCTACGACAAGGGCGCGACATTCGCACTCGAGGCCGCGCTGTCGCGTGTCGACGCCTGCGTGGCCGACGGCGCGGACATCATCGACGTCGGAGGGGTCAAGGCCGGACCTGGGACTACCGTCACGGCCGAGGAGGAAATCGACCGGGTGGTCCCGCTCATCTCCGCGGTGCGCGGCCGCCACCCGACAATCGGCATCTCCGTGGACACGTGGCGTGCGGGCGTGGCCGAGGCGGCCATCGCGGCCGGCGCCGACCTCATCAACGACACGTGGGCGGGGTGGGACCCCGAGCTCGTCGAGGTCGCCGGCGAGCACGAGGCAGGCTACGTGTGCTCCCACACGGGCGGCGCCACCCCGCGCACGCGGCCGCACCGGGTGCACTACGACGACGTGGTGGCCGACGTCATCGCCGACACCACGGCGCTGGCGGAGCACGCGGCCGCCTGCGGCGTGCCGGAGGACCGCGTGTTCATCGACCCGGCGCACGACTTCGGCAAAAACACCTTCCACGGCCTCGAGATCCTGCGCCGGGTGGACGAGCTGGTGGCCACCGGCTGGCCGGTGCTCATGGCGCTGTCGAACAAGGACTTCGTCGGGGAGACGGTGGGCCGACCCGTGGGCGAACGCGTCGCCGGGACGCTGTCGGCTACGGCATGGGCGGCCGCCCACGGGGTGGCGGCGTTCCGCGTCCACGAGGTGCGCGACACCGTCGACGTCATCCGCATGACCGCGGCGATTCGCGGGTCGGCCGCCCCGCTCAACACGGTGCGTGGGCTGGCGTGA
- a CDS encoding LOG family protein: MAPHKTPKPERDRKLRGPIMLRSDQQQPTTYDQRLLESMGSSDHDWKHADPWRVMRIQSEFVAGFDALSELPKAVTVFGSARLGEGTPEYEQARQVGEALVNAGYAVITGGGPGLMEGPNRGAHEAGGLSVGLGIELPFEQGLNDWVDLGLNFRYFFARKTMFLKYSQAFITLPGGFGTLDEVFEVLCMVQTGKVTNYPIVLLGTEFWGGLVEWIRGQLLARGLISDGDERLFLVTDSVQEAVDYITDAHKVMTDERLKYAQRGVE, encoded by the coding sequence GTGGCGCCCCACAAAACCCCCAAACCAGAGCGCGACCGCAAGCTGCGCGGCCCGATCATGCTGCGCAGCGACCAGCAGCAGCCCACCACATACGACCAGCGGCTGCTGGAGTCCATGGGCAGCAGCGACCACGATTGGAAGCACGCCGACCCGTGGCGGGTCATGCGCATCCAGTCCGAGTTCGTCGCGGGCTTTGACGCGCTGTCCGAACTGCCGAAGGCGGTCACGGTCTTCGGCTCTGCCCGGCTGGGCGAGGGCACCCCGGAGTATGAGCAGGCGCGCCAGGTGGGCGAGGCGCTGGTCAACGCCGGCTATGCCGTCATCACCGGCGGCGGGCCGGGGCTCATGGAGGGCCCGAACCGGGGCGCGCACGAGGCAGGCGGCCTGTCGGTCGGCCTGGGCATCGAGCTGCCGTTCGAGCAGGGGCTCAACGACTGGGTCGATCTGGGTCTGAACTTCCGCTACTTCTTCGCCCGCAAGACCATGTTTTTGAAGTACTCGCAGGCGTTTATCACCCTGCCGGGCGGTTTCGGCACCTTGGACGAGGTCTTCGAGGTGCTGTGCATGGTGCAGACCGGAAAGGTGACCAACTACCCGATCGTGCTGTTGGGCACCGAGTTCTGGGGCGGGCTGGTGGAGTGGATCCGCGGCCAGCTGCTCGCGCGCGGGCTCATCTCCGACGGGGACGAGCGGCTGTTTTTGGTCACCGACTCGGTTCAGGAGGCGGTCGACTACATCACCGACGCCCACAAGGTCATGACGGACGAGCGCCTCAAGTACGCCCAGCGGGGTGTGGAGTAG